The DNA segment TTTGATGCAATTGGATCAGCAATTCCCATTCCATCTGTAGTAAATCTAGAAGAAGAAATACCTTTAGAAACTAGATATGTTCTCACTGCTGAAGCTCTTTCGCCAGAAAGTTTCAAGTTATACTCTGGTTTACCTGTATTATCAGTATATCCGTAAATAACGATATCAGTATCTGCATACTCTTTGAAAACTGGAATTAACTTATCAAGATTTGCTTTTGCAGTTGGAGTTAAAGATGATTTGTTAGTATCAAAACGAACAGCATTTTCTTTAAGCGTCAATTTAATTCCTTCACCAAGTCTTTCAACTTCTGCACCAGGAACTGCGTTATCAATCTCTCTTGCTTGCTTGTCCATTTTGTTTCCAATAACACCACCAGCAACACCGCCGATAACTCCTCCAAGAACTGCTCCTAGAGCACCTTTTCCACCTTTACCTACGTTGTTACCCAAAACTCCACCAAGTATTGCACCACCAGCTGCACCAGCTGCTGCACCTCTTTGAGTTTGATTTGTATTTTTTATTGCTTCACAACTTGTTAATAGCATTCCGAAAAAGAACATAATAGCAAGCGAATAAACTGACATTTTTTTCATAATAATAATTTTTTAGTTATTTAATTTTTGTTTGGTATATTTAATTTTTCTGAAAGTTATAAACCACTTGTGTAGATTTACCACCGATCATAACTCTATCAATTAATTGGAATGACGTTTCAGTCATTGCGCCCATATCAAGAACATATCCGTCACGAACTTTTTTAGCTTTCATTCCTGCATCTAGAACTTTAAGTACAAATTGCCCTTCTTTATTTACAAACCATGCAATTGGAGAACTAAAAGATGGACAAGAAGCTGATACATTATTAAGCATCATCTCTCCCTTATTATTATTAGAAACAAATTTCCATGTACTTCCTTCGAAACATTTTGAATCCGCTATTTCAAAAGAGTTTACAGTCATTACATCAGATCCTGTGAAATCAACTGAAGATATTGTCCAGTTTCCTTTCATCATTCTCTCCACTTTGTTGTCTACTTTACTATTTGTCACAGATTGTGACTTGCAAGAATACAGCAATACTGTAAATACGCATAACATAATTAATTTTTTCATTGTTGGTTTTTTTAGAATTAGTAAAAGCAAATATACAAATGCCGCGCCAATTATGTTAAAATTGGTAACGTAATTAAAACAAAATTAACTATACACGTCATTTTGTCAGAATAATAAAGATTGGTCTTTAATTTGAAAGAAATGCTGTGAACCTTTTAAAACTAATCAATTATGACGACTGGAAAAATTAATGTTTCGGTAGAAAACATATTTCCCCTTATCAAGAAATTCTTATATAGCGACCACGAAATCTTTTTAAGAGAGTTGGTCTCCAATGCTACTGATGCAACATTAAAGCTTAAACACCTTACTAGTATTGGTGAAGCTAAAACAGAGTATGGGAATCCCATTATTGAAGTAAAAATTGACAAAGAAGGAAAAAAACTTCATATTATCGATCAAGGTTTAGGGATGACTGCTGACGAAGTTGAAAAATATATCAACCAAGTCGCATTCTCAGGAGCCGAAGAATTCCTTGACAAATATAAGGATTCAGCCAAAGATTCAGGTATAATCGGACATTTTGGCTTAGGTTTTTATTCTGCATTTATGGTTGCAGAAAAAGTTGAAATTATCACAAAATCCTACAAAGATGAGCCTGCTGCTCATTGGACATGCGACGGTAGTCCCGAATTTACATTGGAACCATCAGATAAAACATCGAGAGGATCTGAAATTATTTTGCATATAGCAGAAGATTCTTTAGAATTCCTTGAAGAAAATAGAATTAGCGAACTCCTTAATAAGTACAATAAATTTATGCCAGTACCAATTAAATTTGGAACTCGCACAGAGAAGATTGAACAGAAAAAGGGCGAAGAAGTTTCAGCTGAAGATAAAGATGAAGAATTTAAAACTGTAGAAGTTGATAATATCATCAACAATCCTTCACCAGCTTGGACAAAGCAACCAACAGAACTTTCTGACGAAGACTATAAAAGTTTCTATAGAGAATTGTATCCAATGCAATTTGAAGATCCATTATTTCACATTCACTTAAATGTAGATTATCCTTTTAATCTTACTGGAATTTTGTACTTCCCTAAACTAGGGGCTGATTTACAAATTCAGAAAGATAAAATTCAATTGTATCAAAATCAAGTTTATGTAACTGATAATGTTGAGGGGATTGTTCCAGAGTTTTTAACGATGCTAAAAGGAGTGATTGATTCTCCAGATATCCCATTAAATGTTTCTCGTTCATACCTTCAAGCCGACGGAGCAGTAAAGAAAATTTCAAATTATATTACTCGTAAAGTTGCGGATAAATTGAAGTCATTATTCACAGAAAACCGTGAAGACTTTGAGAAAAAATGGAACGACATCAAAATTGTTCTTGAGTATGGAATGCTATCTGAGCCTAAATTTTATGAGAAAGCGGGAGCATTTACTTTATATCCGACAGTTGACGGAGAATATTTTACGCTGGACGAACTTAAAGAAAATCTAAAAGATACTCACACCGATAAAGACGGAAAACTGACACTCCTTTATGCTGGTAATAAAGATGCGCAGCACAGTTATATTGCCGCTGCACAAGACAAAGGTTATAAAGTACTTTTATTAGATTCGCCAATTATTTCGCATTTAATGCAAAAATTAGAATCGGATAATGAAAATCTTGCATTTGTACGTGTCGATTCAGACCACATCGAAAATTTAATTAAGAAAGATGATACTACTCTTTCAAAATTATCAGATGACGAGCAAACAAAATTAAAAGAAGTGGTAGAACATTTGGTTCCAAAGACTACTTACAGCGTGCAATTGGAAGCATTGGACAGCAACGCCTCGCCATTTATCATCACGCAGCCAGAATTTATGCGTAGAATGAAAGAAATGAGTCAGAGTGGTGGCGGCGGAATGTTTGGAATGGGTAATATGCCCGAAATGTATAATCTGGTGATTAATACAAATTCTGAATTGGCCAGTGGTATTTTAAATACAGAAGACAAGACTCAGCAAGAGCATTTGGTAAAACAAGCACTTGATCTTGCTAAACTTTCTCAAAACCTTCTGAAAGGTGAAGACCTTACAGCTTTCGTGAAAAGAAGTTTTGAACTTATAAAATAAGGTTAAGTTAAATTAGATTAAAATGCCTGCAATCATAGATTGTGGGCTTTTTTTTTTGTGGATATAGTATAATTAGAACTTTGTATTTTATAAATAATTTTTACAAGTAAAATGGTAAATTTCAGTTATTAATTTTGAAAATATTCTAACATGAAAAATTATCACACTTATAAAGTTTGTATCGACGCTTGTCTCAACTGTGCGGCACTTTGCAATCATTGTGCAAATTCTTGTCTGCAAGAAGAAAACGTAAAAATGATGGCACGATGTATACAGTTAGATATGGAATGTGCGGCAATGTGTTATGCAGCAGCGCAATTAATGAGTTTGGGAAGTCCAAAAGCAGCTGAAGCTTGTGCGCTTTGTGCTGAATTTTGTGAAGCTTGTGCGGCGGAATGTGGACAGCACGATCACAAACACTGTCAAGAATGTGCCGAAGCTTGTAGTGAATGTGCAAGACAATGTCGTAATATGTCAAATGCTGCTTAAATTGTTCATAATTTCAATTCTTTTTGATGTAATTTGAAATCTTTATCTTAAATTTGTGTTTAAGCAAAAAGCTCAACTTATGCCATTTAATTTCTATGAAAAGCAGCCGCCTATCGTAATCGCAACAAGCACGCGATTATTGACTGCTTTGCTATACCCTGAAATAAAGGCATTGCAAATTTCAATTCCCTAACGATTACTTCTCAACGGGATTTGGCGAAAGCCCATCACAAAATACTTTTTATTACAAATTTCTTTAAGCAATCGTTATTGCTTAGTTTCAAATTACATCCTTTTTTCAAAAAAAATATAAAATCAACAGAATTGAATAATTTAATTATGACTATTATGAAAGACAAACCGATTCCAACCTTGACCTTGTCAGACTATACAATATTAAGAGATTTGACAAAAAGTCCACCGGACGCCAAAACTGTCAAAGAAGTTGCACAACTTTCGAAAGAGTTGGACCGTGCAATTGTAAATAAAGAGGACAAAATTGACGCAAATATAGTTCGCATACAATCTCATGTAGAAATTGAGGATATTGTAGCAAAACGCAAAATGAAAATTCAAATTGTTCTTCCAAGTCAGTCTGATATTAAAGTGCAAAAAGTTTCTGTTTTAGCACCATTAAGTATTGCACTAATCGGATTTAAAGAAGGAGACGAAGTAGATTGGGAAATGCCGGCAGGAGTTAGGTCTTTGCGTATCATTTCGGTTACAAATGCAGATAGGACGTAATTATTGTCTTAAAAAAAAACACCTTTTAGCAAGGTGTTTTTTTTGCCCTAAATTCAAAATTTTCAAACAAATTTCTATAGCAGTGAGCGAGACTATATCAAAAAATAATATTTTAAAGGGAGTATTCCTAGTTGCTTTGGGAGCAACGAGCTACGGTATGCTAGCAACATTTGTTAAGCTGGCGTATATGGAAAATTACACCACCGCCGAAGTGCTGACTTCTCAATTTACTTTAGGCCTGCTTGGTTTAATTCTCATCAATTTTTGGCAGAAGACGCAAAAGAAAACCACCGTTATCAAAGCAAATTCAAAAGATATTAAACAGTTATTGCTTGCTGGTACATCCACAGGTTTTACTGGAATCTTTTATTATATGGCGGTTAAGTTGGATATTCCAGTTTCAATATGCATTGTCTTATTGATGCAAACCGTCTGGATGGGCGTGCTATTGGAAATGATTTTAACTAAAACATTGCCTTCAAAACGAAAGATAGTATCGGTAATTATTGTTCTAGTCGGAACAGTTCTGGCTACTAATCTAATTAATGCGGATTCAAATCTAAGCATCCTAGGTTTAGGGTCGGGATTACTAGCTGCAGTCTCATTTACGGCGACAATGTATACCGCCAATAGTATCGCACTGCATATTTCATCAGCACAAAGAAGTTTATATATGCTTATAGGCGGCGCGATGATGGTGGCTATATTTGCCCTGATCACCCAAGACCGACCATTCAATTTTGAAATTTTTGTCAAGTGGGGAATTATATTGTCACTTTTCGGAACTATTATTCCTCCTTTACTACTTACTGCAGGGTTTCCAAAAACTGGAATTGGACTCGGTAGCATTGTCTCATCATTAGAATTGCCAGTATCTGTACTGATGGCGTATTTTATTTTGAATGAATCGGTGATTGCACTTCAATGGGTAGGAATCACTATGATTTTGGCTGCCATAGTAATTATGAATATGGATTTAATTAATTTTAGAAAAAAATAATATCAAATAATTTACTGCTTTTTTGATATCTTAGCTTTACGCCAAAAACCTTTTCCTATGACTATTTTACCGTGGCACTTATACTTGATGGCAGCTATGTATTTTTTGGCGGGACTAAATCATTTCCGAAATCCAAAAATGTACATTAAAATCATTCCAAAATTCTTTTCAAATCCTAGTTTACTTAATAAGATAAGTGGTGCGAGTGAAATTATATTAGCGATTGGATTGTGCATTCCGATGCTGACACATTATGCTGCTATTGGTATTATACTTTTACTGATAGCTATTTTCCCCGCAAACTTCTATATGTTATTAAATAAAAAAGCCTCTTTCGGATTGCCAAAATGGCTTCTTATGCTCAGAATTCCCTTTCAATTCATATTAATACTTTGGGCTTATTACTACACTAACTTTATTTAATAGTTGAAAAGCAAGAAAGTTTGTATTGCAATGCTTATCATTGCAGTAAAGTAAAAATGTCTAAAGTAATTCAAACATTTCCTTCAAAAAAAGGAATCTTTTTGTTTCAAAAGATCGAGAATTTTACTAATATTGAACTACTAATAACGAACCAATTTTAAAAAAGTAATAATTAGCATTTAATGAAAAAAAGTAACCGTTTGGAACTCAATTTCGAACAAACAGAACGTCTTATAACAATGGCCCTTGAAGAAAGAAAGCCATTTGAGGCCATCAAGGAGGAATTTGGTGTTGCTGAGAAGGAGGTTTTAGAAATCATGAAAAAACGTCTTCCGAAGGAGAAGTTTGAACTGTGGCGAACGAAAGCCAACGCGACCAAACCCAAGCCTAAACCGATGGTAATAGACGATTTTGACGAAGATTTGGACGGTAAGTATTATATGAAAAATAAAATTGATTAAATTTAAACTCCTGCATTCGCAGGAGTTTTTTTTTAAGTCTTTGTAAGTAAATCATTTTTTTGGGCAGAAGATGATCAAGCCATTAATCTCATTGGAAGAAGACCATATATCACGAGAAAATCGTATTAAACTCAAATTTTTTGTTTTATTTTGCCAAAAATAATTTCTATGAAAAAAGTATGTCTTGCCATCGCAACATTGCTCGTTTTGGCCAGTTGTTCAAATAAAGATCAAGCTAAAGATTTAACGCTTACTGGTACAATCAAAGGACTAAAGACTGGTACAGTTTATATTCAGAAATATCAAGACACAAGTTTAGTGGTTCTCGATAGTATAAAGATTGATGGCAATTCGTCATTTGAAAGTCAACTGGATCTTGCCGAGCCAGAGATGCTCTATATTGTATTGGATCGTGGGGTTACCAGTACCATTGATAATAGTTTGCTAGTATTTGCTGAGCCTGGAAAGATTGATGTACAAACAGATTTAAAGCATTTTTATGCCAATGCAAAAGTAACTGGCTCTAAAAATCACGAACTGTATGAAAACTATAGAAAAATGAACAGCAAATTTAATGATCAACTACATGACTTGCTGCAACTCGATATGGATAATTTTAAAGCTGGAAAAAGCACAAATACAGCTGAAATTACCGAAAAAAGAAACTTGGTATTAAAGAGAAAATATTTAGCAGCAATTAATTTTGCGGTCAATCATAAAGAATATGAGATTGCGCCTTTTATCGCGCTATCGGAAATTAGTGATGCCAATGTCAAATATCTTGATACCATCAGTAAGTCCCTTACACCAAAAGTTAGCAGTAGTAAATACGGCAAAATGCTTGGTGACTATATAGAAATGCGCAAAGAAGATCAGGCAGCAGTTACAAAATAGCTTATACAAATATAAATTTCAAAGCGGCACTATGGTGTCGCTTTTTTTATAACTGGTAATCAGTTATTGTATCGGAAGTGTCGTTAAACCTAATTGATTTGAATTGGAGAAGCACTAAAATTTAATTAGCCAAATTGACAAGATTAGTCTTAAACTATCAAATTTACAGCTATACAGCAATCAGTGATCACTTATAAATTTACATGTACAAATCGCAGTCTACTTATTATAAAAAAGCAGAGATTAGCGCTAATGAGCTTCAAACTTAATTACGGATGTGTTTAAACGATGCAGAGATAAATTAGAAAACCGAAAATTTTTGGTTTTAAAATAATCGTTAAAATATATATATTTATAACTACTCAATCGCTATTATAACAACTTCTAGTTATTTCGCTAAAATGGTATTGAAAAACTCCATTTCATTTAAAGATAATTAGTTACTCGACCACGGAAAATAGTTTTAAACCATCGTATAATTCTATTATAAGATTTAAAAACATTTTGCGGGCTAATTATCTAAGCGCCTAATGTCAAAAACTATTAAACAAAAAAAGCCTCCTTTTGCAAGGAGGCTTCATTACTATGAATGATAGCGGTGACTTAGAATTGAACTTTCTTAGTTACAACCCCATGATCTGTTGCTATTTGAACCAAGATAATTTGATTTTTGGCTCTCAAATCTGAGATGCTAGTTGAGCTAGCGTCTACATTTTCTTTGCTGTAAATCTTACGACCTTGAATATCAAAAATATCAATATTATTAATTGTGTATGTTCCTGCATTTACAGAAAGTACATTATCTTTTGAAATTACAATTACTGCATTTGCATTAGCAGCTACGTCATTGTTTGATAAATAATTCTCAACAAAAACAATTTTAAAACGAGCGTCGAAAGTTCCTGCTTCTGTTGCAAATGTATAAGATCCATTTCTTAGGTTCGTTTCAGTGTTTGTAAGCATATCAATCAAAATTGGATCAACAGCTTCTGTAAACATACCTGTTACATCATTAAGTGAAATAGTATAAGTTGCAGCAACGATAGTTTGCAATCTTAAGGCAATTTCATCAGTTTGCTCAAATGGTAGTGGTTTTCCTTGGATTACGAAAGATTGATCTTCGATCAAGTAGCTTAATCCAACATTTGGATTCCCAAGAGTAGGAGTGTCTCCCACATCTATACCATCAGAAGCCTCTTGACCTGCAGTATAGGCAAGTAAAATTTCAGATCCAAAACCTGAACCACTATTTAAGTGCAGATAAAATTTATGACGTTCTACGCCATCATCATCCGAGTTTGACCCATTTTTTAAGAATATATTTTGAAAATCATCATTTCTTTTAACGAGATTCGAGAACGTTAATGTTGTAGCAACATCATCTGATCTTTTAACTATAAAACCTTGACCTACTTTAATAATACCGTTTGATCTTGTTGATTCTACCTCTGCTTCTCCTGGCACGATTACTCCAACAGGTCCATTAAGACCAAATGCAGAATAGTAAGCTGTATATGGATCAGTAGTATTCGCATTATTTCTTCTTCTCCAAAAATAAACATCTTTACCTATACTAGGATTTTCATTTATTAAAGCAAAAACACCAATATCCGTCGGATATGGATTTCCGACCATGTTGTATCCTGGCTCTAAATCCACGGTTACATCGGCCGCATTTGGCCTACCTTTGAATTCACCAAGCCATTTTTGACCAGGTACACCTTGCATGTAAGGGACCCAAGTATTAGGGGCACGTATAAGATATCCTTCTCCAGGTACAAAAACTTTACTTCCTGGATTATCAATAGTATTAAAATTATTATCTGCACTATTGTAACTATAAAATCTAGTTGTATTAGTTGCCGGAGAGAAAGCAAGTAAATTTTGTTGCAATACTGGAGATGACCACATTGTGTAATCTAGCCTATAGATCGGGTAGCTTTCTCGGTGAACGGTTATGTCTCCAACATTAGGAGTTGTACCAATCTGAAATAAATTTGCATTAGATTCTACCACAAAATTTGCTGCAGAACCTCCATTATTAATAATGTTTTCTGTAATCATAGCAAATGTCCCAGCCGCAAGGGTAAAAGTAACATTTGGAAAAACAGTTAGAGAATTTGCCAATAACGCAGAGCCATAATCATCAGCCCCACTATTATAATTAGCTTCTATATGAACTTCAACTTCTTCTGTAGGTTGAGCCAGCCATCCTTCAAGAGTATATCTCGCAATTGTCACTGGATCATCGGTTGTAGTTACACCAATTTCATTACTCCAACCAGTATAAGGTCCCTCGCCAACTCGCGCTCTTACTCTGTACTTGTACGCAGTTAATTGAGCAAGATCGGGAATTAATTTATTTAAAGCACCTGCTGTTGTTGCTACGCCAGGATTTGTCCAATTGGTATTTGAGGCCAATGTATATTGCACTTCGTATGAAGTAGCTCCCAAGGAAGCTTGCCATCTAGCTACGAAAGATGCGTTTGAAATATCTGTAGCAGCTATAGCTACTGGAGCATTTATACCAGTAGTAGTAAATTGTACTGCAGCGCTCCAAGCACTGCTAACATTTCCTGCACACCTAGATCTAATGTAAAAGAAGTAAGTTTGAAGAGGAGTTAATTGATTATATGTTATAGAACCATTTTGAGCAGCAGGTGCACTCACAAGAACTAATCCAGTTGCCCCACTACCAGGTGCTCCAGAAGTACGAAGTTCAGTTTGGTAATCTTCCAATGTAGGAGAATCTGACAACGTCCATGTTAAGGTAGCACTTACCTGGTTTACACTTGCCACGGTTATTTCGGTGGGATGATCGCATTGTTGAGCCCATCCGCTCCCGATTGACAATAGAAAAAACAGACAGATGCTGCCTATTTTACTTAAGAAAGTAATATTGTTCATAGTTTAATATTTAAAGTTTGTAAAGCAAATATAATCTATGCTTCTCAAATAAGAAACATAGATTATGTTTTAATTAATTATCTAAGGTTTGTTTTCTTATTCAAAATGAAACCGTTAGTCGTCTTCACCTCCACAATTAGAATTTGAGAAGCAAGATTTGGTAAAGAAATAGAAGTCTCTGAAGAGTTGATGCCAGACTTATTATACAAAAGACGTCCACTTATGTCATAAATTTTAATAGTGTCAATTGCTTCGATAGTCGATCTTACATTTACGCTTTTATTCGTTCCAAATACAATAATGGAATTTTTAAGAACTTCATTATTTGTCAATCCTAGAGCGTCGTCCACCATAATTTTATAATCTTCAGTTTCTCCATTAACAGTATTTTCGCAAGGCTCTAAGGCGTCAAAGTCTGCTACAGTTGCAGTGCGAACTCTCATAAAGGTTTCGCCTAAAACAGCATTTGCTGGCACTACAACATTGGCAACCATTCCTGAAGATACATCAACACCTGATGCAATTGTACCTAAATTATAAGATTCTGAAGCAGAAAAAGTTCCATCATGATTCCAATCGATCCATGCTTTGGTAGTCATTGCGGTACTTGTTGCAGTAACTCTTGCAGAAAGTGGATATGATCCAGTTCTACTAACAGTCGCGGGACCTTGGTCGTAATAATTAGTATAGGTTGCACTACTGCTAGAAGTCGAATTGATATCGTCAAAAGTTACATTTGTAATTCCCGCTTCATCTTGTGTACTTACGGTTGGTTGGCAGTAGCATTCTGGACTTGTCACCAAAATAGCTGCTGGAAAAATCATAAGACCCAATTCGTCGCACATTACACCTCGTCTATAGTATGTTGCAAATTCTTGCGTAGTGGTAAGAGTTGGAGCAGTTGCGCCTGGGATGTTAATAAAAGTACCGACATCGGAATAGCTATATTGCCATTGGTATGATAATCCAGATGCAACAGTATCATCAATTGCTGACAATGTAAATGACTCTCCACAATAATTACTGCTTTGACTCACAACCATGCTCCCAGGAAATGGATTTGCCTCACAAGGATCTGTCATCGTTATTTGCATTGACGGTAAGTATCTACGATTTGGAAGGGTTATTGCTGTTGTTCCTTCAAGAGTACAACCATTAGCATTTGGGTTATTGCTAGCCAAACCTGTTGTTAGATATTCACCAACTAAACCTAAGTGCGCTTTAACTTCAAAACTACTTCCAGTAGTTTGATTACTTCTACAGACTTCAATGACAATATTACTAGACCCATCCCAATACATTGGAGTGTCAAGTGTAATAGTATGCCATCCAATTGAGGTTATATTTTCTACTGCAGAAGAATAGTATACAGGAAGGTTGGGTATTAACGTTGAAGATAAAACATTTTCAGTAGTAAGACCCATCTTAATTTGCACATTCTCCGGTTTCAAATTTGAAGGCAATGCTAGTTGCGAAATTTTAAAGGCAACGGTAGTAATATATCCAACAGGAGCTGATTGATTTTGTAACAAATCACCTGTATACATATATTGACTTCTCTGAACTTTATCGTTGGTAGAAAAAGGTGAAATAGCCTGAATATTAACCTGACTTGTTCCATCAAGAATTGTAAAAACCTGTTGGGCATTAGCTACAGTAGGAGTTAGAAACATCATTGCACCAACTACAGCCGTTTTAACAATCGAACTTTTAAATGAGTGGCAAATGTTTGCGAATCGATTTTGGGGGTAAAATTTATTCATAATTAAATATTTAAAAATTAATATAGGTTACTTTTTATTACTTAAAATCTGAATTTCTGCGTTTCGACAGTTCCATTTTCTAAGTGAATTTCAACTACTAGGAGTTGATTTTTTCGAGGGAGACTTGATAATGCTACCTCGGCTGAGTTGCAGTTTAATTTTCTAGTTAAAACTCTACCAGACAAATCATAGATTACTATTGTATTGATCAATTCCTGACCAGAATGCAGCTGCACTGCTTCGGCTTTATCAAAAATTACAACTTGATTTGGCTTTGCCATAGCGTCAACTAAGTTAGTATTTTTTAACTTGAAAGCAATAACAAATCGGTCATTAAATGCTCCTGCTGCAGTAGCAAAAGTATAGTCCGATTGGGATAAATTATGAACGGTATTAGTTAATTTGTCATTTATATATACCGCATATTCAGACATAAAGCCATCTTCCATAAATTTTGAAATCGTATGATTTCCCGCAGTAGCCGCCGTAAAACCAAGCGGAATAACGTCTTCGCGATTAAATGGTAGACCTTTGGCCATAATTGCCAATTGTTGCTGATCATTTGCAATGCTATAAAACGCTACATCCCCAGAGTTAATCTGCTCGGCATCGTACATTCTGTCATAATTTTCTGTGGCTCCGGCTACGTATCCAACTAGTATCCTTTGCAGTGCTCCAGAATTTGCTTTGAGTTCTAACCAAAATCGGCCAGCACTTGGTAGAACCTCTTTCACTTCTTTTGCAGGATCTGTATTCTGCATCTTATAAAATGGTGCTGGAGTACTACCTGTAGCCATTCTCATTTGATTATTCCATCCCACGGATGAACCTGCCTCGTTAATAGTCTTAATCATAAAACTCTGACCAGCTGCAACCTTATATACTGCCGGTCCATCGGTTGAACCTAAACCATTTACTGCTAAATAATCAGTATTATTATATCCGTAGTAATGAGTACCTTCAATAAGTGACGGAGCACTAATATGTCTCCATAGATAGATAGTTCCATCTAACGCGGTATTTGCTTGGACGAATTTGACTGCATCAACTTCTGATGGGTATGGATTACCAATTAGGTTGAAGTGTCCAACGGTTGGACTTACAGTGATGGCGATAGGTCCATTATTTGGTCGTCCATTAAAGTTGGCAGCAAATGGTAGTGGATTACCTGATATTTCGTAAGTCTGTGGAGCGCGAATTATATACCCTTTTCCAGCAGTCATTACGTTACTCGGCGATTCAAGTACCCAATTGTCATTAGCATAGCTAAAATATTTATCC comes from the Flavobacterium ardleyense genome and includes:
- a CDS encoding OmpA family protein; translated protein: MKKMSVYSLAIMFFFGMLLTSCEAIKNTNQTQRGAAAGAAGGAILGGVLGNNVGKGGKGALGAVLGGVIGGVAGGVIGNKMDKQAREIDNAVPGAEVERLGEGIKLTLKENAVRFDTNKSSLTPTAKANLDKLIPVFKEYADTDIVIYGYTDNTGKPEYNLKLSGERASAVRTYLVSKGISSSRFTTDGMGIADPIASNDTEAGRSENRRVEFAITANQKMKEDAEKEANN
- a CDS encoding lipocalin family protein produces the protein MKKLIMLCVFTVLLYSCKSQSVTNSKVDNKVERMMKGNWTISSVDFTGSDVMTVNSFEIADSKCFEGSTWKFVSNNNKGEMMLNNVSASCPSFSSPIAWFVNKEGQFVLKVLDAGMKAKKVRDGYVLDMGAMTETSFQLIDRVMIGGKSTQVVYNFQKN
- the htpG gene encoding molecular chaperone HtpG; translated protein: MTTGKINVSVENIFPLIKKFLYSDHEIFLRELVSNATDATLKLKHLTSIGEAKTEYGNPIIEVKIDKEGKKLHIIDQGLGMTADEVEKYINQVAFSGAEEFLDKYKDSAKDSGIIGHFGLGFYSAFMVAEKVEIITKSYKDEPAAHWTCDGSPEFTLEPSDKTSRGSEIILHIAEDSLEFLEENRISELLNKYNKFMPVPIKFGTRTEKIEQKKGEEVSAEDKDEEFKTVEVDNIINNPSPAWTKQPTELSDEDYKSFYRELYPMQFEDPLFHIHLNVDYPFNLTGILYFPKLGADLQIQKDKIQLYQNQVYVTDNVEGIVPEFLTMLKGVIDSPDIPLNVSRSYLQADGAVKKISNYITRKVADKLKSLFTENREDFEKKWNDIKIVLEYGMLSEPKFYEKAGAFTLYPTVDGEYFTLDELKENLKDTHTDKDGKLTLLYAGNKDAQHSYIAAAQDKGYKVLLLDSPIISHLMQKLESDNENLAFVRVDSDHIENLIKKDDTTLSKLSDDEQTKLKEVVEHLVPKTTYSVQLEALDSNASPFIITQPEFMRRMKEMSQSGGGGMFGMGNMPEMYNLVINTNSELASGILNTEDKTQQEHLVKQALDLAKLSQNLLKGEDLTAFVKRSFELIK
- a CDS encoding four-helix bundle copper-binding protein, producing the protein MKNYHTYKVCIDACLNCAALCNHCANSCLQEENVKMMARCIQLDMECAAMCYAAAQLMSLGSPKAAEACALCAEFCEACAAECGQHDHKHCQECAEACSECARQCRNMSNAA
- a CDS encoding GreA/GreB family elongation factor; this translates as MNNLIMTIMKDKPIPTLTLSDYTILRDLTKSPPDAKTVKEVAQLSKELDRAIVNKEDKIDANIVRIQSHVEIEDIVAKRKMKIQIVLPSQSDIKVQKVSVLAPLSIALIGFKEGDEVDWEMPAGVRSLRIISVTNADRT
- a CDS encoding DMT family transporter, which codes for MSKNNILKGVFLVALGATSYGMLATFVKLAYMENYTTAEVLTSQFTLGLLGLILINFWQKTQKKTTVIKANSKDIKQLLLAGTSTGFTGIFYYMAVKLDIPVSICIVLLMQTVWMGVLLEMILTKTLPSKRKIVSVIIVLVGTVLATNLINADSNLSILGLGSGLLAAVSFTATMYTANSIALHISSAQRSLYMLIGGAMMVAIFALITQDRPFNFEIFVKWGIILSLFGTIIPPLLLTAGFPKTGIGLGSIVSSLELPVSVLMAYFILNESVIALQWVGITMILAAIVIMNMDLINFRKK
- a CDS encoding DoxX family protein, whose translation is MTILPWHLYLMAAMYFLAGLNHFRNPKMYIKIIPKFFSNPSLLNKISGASEIILAIGLCIPMLTHYAAIGIILLLIAIFPANFYMLLNKKASFGLPKWLLMLRIPFQFILILWAYYYTNFI
- a CDS encoding TIGR03643 family protein encodes the protein MKKSNRLELNFEQTERLITMALEERKPFEAIKEEFGVAEKEVLEIMKKRLPKEKFELWRTKANATKPKPKPMVIDDFDEDLDGKYYMKNKID
- a CDS encoding DUF4369 domain-containing protein gives rise to the protein MKKVCLAIATLLVLASCSNKDQAKDLTLTGTIKGLKTGTVYIQKYQDTSLVVLDSIKIDGNSSFESQLDLAEPEMLYIVLDRGVTSTIDNSLLVFAEPGKIDVQTDLKHFYANAKVTGSKNHELYENYRKMNSKFNDQLHDLLQLDMDNFKAGKSTNTAEITEKRNLVLKRKYLAAINFAVNHKEYEIAPFIALSEISDANVKYLDTISKSLTPKVSSSKYGKMLGDYIEMRKEDQAAVTK